From Paenibacillus graminis, a single genomic window includes:
- a CDS encoding alpha-mannosidase — translation MERIRRFIRELSERQWLEQQTLEGWDIQASVYTVPGQYDGMRPYTEGGDFTLFPSVQGTTYFFRRTLAIPAEWAGMRAGLIFESGGEGLLRVNGESRQGLDRNHTFVTLEASPDGRPLELEIELFDPIPEPVDPLNQQAVIQPPIRAIRTVLVLVNEPIQSLMYSAVIVRDAAVLLPEADMRRTRMLEALYNIIDGFLNLNETAVREGSAVAALEAKLRTEIAGIGGNAEGTIHMVGQSHIDIAWLWPARETVRKTSRTFSTVNALMEEYPEYQFAQSQPQLFEYLKDNDPSLFTKVKERIREGRWELVGGMWVEPDLNIPSGESLMRQMLYGQRFYLEEFGKTSDIEWLPDTFGYCASLPQILRHGGVRYFMTTKLGWNDTNVFPYDLFHWVGIDGTSMLSYLNHGVNENTLPKDVHDHWQSFREKKNHNEQMLLYGHGDGGGGVTREMLEYIRRAELMVGQPASTFSNAAGFFSGIGKRQPQLPEWRGDLYLELHRGTYTTHSRNKRNNRKAEILYREAELWQTLAASSMAPEVRDSIAGQLHKGWKLVLLNQFHDIIPGSAITEAYETSEQEYREAFALGESSLQPGLEALASQVATAGEGTPYVLFNSLGWARDAIVPLHLPAGRTWAAYDEAGSSLHMDLAAGLSAADEAAERATERATEQVTERVTEQAPERATEQTTRAITAYIHVPSIPGFGYKTVWLRQEDKSLSDSLTCSSTGSLTGDLTGSLTDDSTGTTYGSTGSLTSDSTGSSTGSLTERMELKNGWETPHYRLAFNERGEITSLFDKSAGREIVQPGGRANRFHFFHDRPTLWDAWDIDSRYEAQPAGEAELVEKYVLHAGKVRDVLRFRWKLGQSLITQDLILYAHDRRIDFKTHVDWNEAHKLLKVGFPVDVVADKATYEIPFGALERPTHRNTSWEQAQYEVCGHRFADVSEHGYGVSLLNDCKYGYDIQGSTIRLSLLRAPKWPDRVADQGAHDFTYALYPHTGDWRSAHTLRKAAELNHEVPVIAGDEKTTGQLPSTGAFIGFGGQHVVLDTVKPAEDGRGSVLRLYESSGGRESVKLAWNQPFSEIYISNALEEELEPVAHHEGEFELHFAPFEIKTIYIR, via the coding sequence ATGGAACGGATTAGAAGATTTATCCGTGAGTTGTCTGAACGACAGTGGCTGGAACAGCAAACGCTTGAGGGTTGGGATATTCAAGCCTCAGTGTATACCGTGCCGGGGCAATATGACGGAATGCGGCCGTATACCGAGGGCGGGGATTTCACCCTGTTTCCAAGCGTTCAAGGAACTACTTACTTTTTTCGGCGTACTCTTGCGATACCTGCGGAATGGGCCGGGATGCGTGCAGGCCTGATTTTTGAGTCGGGAGGCGAGGGGCTGCTGCGGGTGAACGGAGAGTCACGCCAGGGGCTCGACCGGAACCATACCTTTGTAACCCTTGAAGCATCCCCGGACGGAAGACCGCTGGAGCTGGAAATCGAATTGTTCGATCCGATTCCTGAGCCGGTGGACCCGCTGAACCAGCAGGCGGTGATCCAGCCGCCGATCCGGGCGATCCGTACTGTGCTTGTACTGGTGAATGAACCGATCCAAAGCTTGATGTACAGCGCCGTAATCGTCCGTGATGCGGCTGTTCTGCTGCCGGAAGCGGATATGCGCCGGACCCGGATGCTTGAAGCTTTGTACAATATAATAGATGGATTTTTGAATTTGAATGAGACCGCAGTCCGTGAAGGCAGTGCTGTCGCAGCCCTTGAAGCGAAGCTGCGCACAGAGATTGCAGGGATTGGCGGAAATGCAGAGGGCACCATCCATATGGTCGGCCAGTCGCATATCGATATCGCCTGGCTGTGGCCCGCGCGGGAAACCGTGCGGAAGACCAGCCGGACCTTCTCAACCGTGAATGCTTTAATGGAGGAATACCCGGAATATCAATTTGCCCAGAGCCAGCCGCAGCTGTTCGAATATCTCAAGGACAATGATCCGTCTCTGTTCACCAAGGTCAAAGAGAGAATCCGCGAAGGCCGCTGGGAGCTTGTGGGCGGCATGTGGGTGGAGCCGGACCTGAACATTCCGAGCGGAGAGTCGCTGATGCGCCAGATGCTCTACGGTCAGCGTTTCTACCTGGAGGAGTTCGGCAAAACCTCGGACATTGAATGGCTGCCGGATACCTTCGGCTACTGCGCATCGCTTCCGCAGATATTGCGGCATGGCGGCGTGCGGTATTTCATGACTACGAAGCTCGGCTGGAACGATACCAATGTGTTCCCTTACGATCTGTTCCATTGGGTCGGCATTGACGGCACCTCTATGCTGTCATATCTCAATCATGGCGTGAACGAAAATACCCTGCCGAAGGATGTCCACGATCACTGGCAGTCCTTCCGCGAAAAGAAAAACCATAACGAGCAAATGCTGCTCTATGGTCATGGTGACGGCGGCGGGGGCGTGACCCGCGAAATGCTGGAATACATCCGCCGTGCAGAGCTGATGGTCGGCCAGCCTGCCAGTACGTTCAGCAATGCTGCCGGGTTCTTCTCCGGCATAGGGAAGCGGCAGCCGCAGCTGCCGGAATGGCGCGGCGATCTGTACCTGGAGCTGCACCGGGGCACCTATACTACTCATAGCCGGAACAAACGGAACAACCGCAAGGCGGAGATCCTGTACCGTGAGGCAGAGCTGTGGCAGACGCTGGCAGCTTCGTCTATGGCGCCGGAGGTGCGGGACAGCATTGCCGGACAGCTGCACAAGGGCTGGAAGCTGGTGCTGCTCAACCAGTTCCACGACATTATTCCCGGCTCGGCTATCACCGAAGCCTATGAAACCTCAGAGCAGGAATACCGCGAGGCCTTCGCCCTTGGGGAATCGTCGCTCCAGCCGGGGCTGGAAGCCTTGGCATCCCAGGTGGCAACAGCAGGCGAAGGCACACCTTACGTGCTGTTCAACAGCCTTGGCTGGGCGCGGGATGCCATAGTTCCGCTTCACTTGCCGGCAGGCCGGACTTGGGCGGCTTATGACGAGGCTGGAAGCTCACTGCATATGGATCTAGCTGCCGGTCTGTCAGCTGCAGATGAAGCTGCAGAACGAGCAACAGAACGCGCAACAGAACAAGTAACAGAACGAGTAACAGAACAAGCTCCAGAACGAGCAACAGAGCAAACAACTCGTGCAATCACCGCTTATATTCATGTCCCGTCAATTCCGGGTTTTGGCTATAAAACGGTATGGCTTAGACAAGAGGACAAGAGCCTGTCGGACAGCTTAACGTGCAGCTCGACCGGCAGTCTGACTGGCGACTTGACTGGCAGCCTGACTGACGACTCGACGGGCACGACTTACGGCTCGACCGGCAGCCTGACTAGCGACTCCACGGGCAGCTCGACCGGCAGCCTGACGGAAAGAATGGAACTGAAGAATGGCTGGGAAACGCCGCACTATCGCCTTGCCTTTAATGAAAGAGGCGAAATCACCAGCCTGTTCGACAAATCGGCAGGCCGTGAAATCGTGCAGCCGGGCGGACGCGCCAACCGGTTCCACTTCTTCCATGACCGTCCGACGCTCTGGGATGCCTGGGACATTGACAGCCGTTATGAAGCCCAGCCCGCCGGTGAGGCGGAGCTGGTGGAGAAATACGTGCTTCATGCCGGCAAAGTCCGGGATGTGCTGAGATTCCGCTGGAAGCTGGGCCAATCGTTGATTACCCAGGATTTAATTTTGTATGCCCATGACCGGCGGATCGATTTCAAAACGCATGTGGACTGGAACGAAGCCCACAAGCTGCTGAAGGTCGGCTTCCCCGTCGATGTCGTTGCAGACAAAGCGACCTATGAGATTCCTTTTGGGGCGCTGGAGCGTCCAACGCACCGCAATACCAGCTGGGAGCAGGCGCAATATGAGGTCTGCGGGCACCGTTTTGCCGATGTATCCGAACATGGCTACGGCGTCAGCCTGCTGAATGATTGCAAATACGGCTACGATATTCAAGGCAGCACCATCCGCCTGTCCCTGCTGCGTGCGCCGAAATGGCCGGATAGGGTTGCGGACCAGGGAGCCCATGACTTCACGTATGCACTCTATCCTCACACCGGGGATTGGCGCAGTGCGCATACGCTGCGCAAGGCGGCAGAGCTGAACCATGAGGTTCCGGTCATCGCCGGTGATGAGAAGACGACTGGACAGCTGCCGTCCACCGGCGCTTTTATCGGCTTTGGCGGGCAGCATGTTGTGCTGGATACCGTTAAGCCTGCTGAGGATGGGCGCGGCAGTGTACTGCGGCTCTATGAATCCTCCGGCGGGCGCGAAAGCGTGAAGCTGGCCTGGAATCAGCCTTTTAGCGAAATTTATATATCCAATGCCCTAGAGGAGGAATTGGAGCCTGTAGCCCACCACGAAGGGGAGTTCGAGCTGCATTTTGCTCCTTTTGAGATCAAGACCATTTATATCCGATAA
- a CDS encoding glycoside hydrolase family 125 protein, translating to MEQFRLPKIPMPKLTLPHAVQEVLAEAEEKLAHRPKLLQLFKNCFPNTLETTTKLLDDGTTFIITGDIPASWLRDSVEQVIHYVPLAKNDPDLQRIIGGLIKRHIQYIHIDPYANAFNESANDWHWNTTDVTEMSPWVWERKFEIDSLCFVVRLAYTYWKETGVTDFFNAEFKSALRAIIDLFRREQRHFEQSPYRFTRNNGIPEDSLRNSGLGMPVNYTGMIWSGFRSSDDACDFHYNIPGNMFAVVALRQMQEFAEWVFRDMDLLAELKELEFEVDYGIKLYGIYRHPEFGPIYAYETDGFGNYCLMDDAGTPGLISIPYLGYTTADDPVYQNTRRFALSKENPFYYEGTAAKGIGSPHTPQNYIWHMALSMQGITAQSVEEKLELVALLESTDADTGFMHEGFHADDPSVFTRSWFAWSNSLFSQLVYRMMKDGQL from the coding sequence TTGGAACAATTCAGACTACCGAAAATCCCGATGCCAAAGCTTACGCTGCCGCATGCCGTACAGGAGGTGCTGGCTGAAGCTGAAGAGAAGCTGGCCCATCGTCCGAAGCTGCTGCAGCTGTTCAAGAACTGTTTTCCCAATACGCTGGAGACGACCACCAAGCTGCTTGATGACGGTACGACCTTTATCATCACCGGAGATATCCCGGCCTCCTGGCTGCGCGATTCTGTGGAGCAGGTCATTCATTATGTTCCCTTGGCCAAAAATGACCCTGACCTCCAGCGCATCATCGGCGGTCTGATCAAACGTCATATCCAGTACATCCACATTGACCCTTACGCCAATGCTTTTAATGAGTCGGCCAACGACTGGCACTGGAACACCACCGATGTCACGGAGATGTCCCCGTGGGTCTGGGAGCGGAAGTTCGAAATTGACTCGCTGTGCTTCGTTGTGCGGCTGGCCTATACCTATTGGAAGGAAACGGGGGTTACCGATTTCTTCAATGCGGAGTTCAAGTCTGCCCTGCGTGCAATTATTGATTTGTTCCGGAGAGAGCAGCGCCACTTCGAGCAATCGCCTTACCGCTTCACCCGTAACAACGGTATTCCTGAGGACTCGCTGCGGAACAGCGGACTTGGCATGCCGGTGAACTATACAGGTATGATCTGGTCCGGCTTCCGCTCCAGTGATGATGCCTGTGATTTCCACTACAACATCCCCGGCAATATGTTTGCTGTTGTAGCCCTGCGCCAGATGCAGGAATTTGCGGAGTGGGTATTCCGGGACATGGATCTGCTGGCTGAACTGAAAGAGCTGGAGTTTGAGGTGGACTATGGCATCAAGCTGTACGGAATTTACCGCCACCCTGAGTTTGGGCCGATTTATGCCTATGAAACAGACGGCTTCGGCAACTACTGCCTGATGGATGATGCCGGAACCCCCGGGCTGATCTCCATTCCGTATCTGGGCTATACCACGGCGGATGATCCGGTTTATCAGAACACCAGACGGTTTGCACTCAGCAAAGAGAATCCTTTCTATTATGAAGGAACCGCCGCAAAAGGGATCGGCAGCCCCCATACGCCGCAGAATTATATCTGGCATATGGCCCTGTCCATGCAGGGAATTACTGCACAATCTGTGGAGGAAAAGCTGGAGCTGGTCGCTCTGCTGGAAAGCACTGACGCGGATACCGGCTTTATGCATGAAGGTTTCCATGCGGACGACCCCTCCGTGTTCACCCGCAGCTGGTTCGCCTGGTCGAACAGCCTGTTCTCCCAGCTGGTGTACCGGATGATGAAGGATGGACAGCTGTGA
- a CDS encoding alpha-amylase family protein codes for MSAGIVVLFSDPLFPGYTASAERIQEQAERLGGLQHAAHGVHAVRTADAGQLAAALDAAGPGACFINLHAPYFPKEAWGSILAYLQRGGGLLSIGGAPFKYPVRARDGVWQAEAEQTAYHRQLHIHEALRVDGGRVRSHAALADIPLFAGREGLLKPADTWNLVPHVTKSSDLPEQMGASGPMDTRIYPLLKGISAEGREVSAPAVLWEHVGGPFAGARWIFIGQMLAPEYCGDEGLKLLAACAAFAAKGVTELWLKPNYASYEQGERPVISLQSQQLSRIRTGTSQETWQLQFTLQKDGSASPCFEHSCEILAGSEMNFLRLPIPVELAPGLYHLICHAEAEDGEQRVLRQGFWGYDAALLAQGEPIIAGRDYFQKNGRPLPVVGMTYMTSDVARKFLFLPNAAVWDRDMAQMKKAGINWIRTGIWTAYRNIMQVDGHASEEVMRAIDAFLQTAKKHDLQVTFTFFSFTPETWEGRNPYLDPRSVEAQKRFIRSIVARHVHTTHVDWDLINEPSMFDPPRIFSDGPSTAGDSYEQQAFSAWLEQRHGSIAVLQERWNMTPLELPDFVSVRPPEQAEINFSIQDIHSGKRGTRWLDYCLFSMDMHNVWAKELYGTIKELNPAQLVTVGQDEALGAQRPSPFFYEQAVDYTTVHSWWLNDNLLWSGIFAKTENKPNLVQETGIMYVETPDGRAKRTEEELRSILERKYAYAFAAGGAGAVQWIWNTNFYMDNANESQIGALRADGTEKPEADVSYDFGRFMAEAGGLFAGRKLEDIAVIFPYSNDFSNRKLAYDATTRLTRILSYQLRLPFRGVSEYGLEALEAQPPKLILLPSAHNLDDSAMERLIAFVERTGSVLLVTGTMGLNAYWQPSERLVELLGTRELSNVRREERMELGGRTFAVSYGQRRIAELVKEVQVRDTAVAAHPAEPGDTVTDLPLGKGRLIWCPLPLELNERDEPIAELYRYAAECSGVSAGMEWISGGDLPGVYGRKLDFAEGALYIFVSEYAWDADIEVKDPQTGVSYSFRLGQERSVLFAADKQGQLVSVYRAEETAITIH; via the coding sequence GTGAGTGCGGGCATTGTCGTTCTGTTCAGCGACCCGCTGTTCCCCGGCTATACCGCCTCGGCAGAACGGATACAGGAACAGGCGGAGCGTCTTGGCGGATTACAGCATGCCGCCCATGGTGTCCATGCTGTCCGTACTGCCGATGCAGGGCAGCTGGCAGCGGCGCTGGATGCAGCCGGGCCTGGCGCATGTTTCATCAATCTGCACGCCCCTTATTTCCCGAAGGAGGCCTGGGGCTCCATTCTGGCCTACCTTCAGCGCGGCGGCGGGCTGTTGAGCATCGGCGGCGCACCGTTCAAATATCCGGTGCGTGCGCGGGATGGCGTCTGGCAGGCCGAAGCCGAGCAGACTGCCTACCACCGGCAGCTTCATATTCATGAAGCGCTGCGGGTGGACGGCGGGCGTGTTCGGTCTCACGCCGCCCTGGCAGACATCCCTCTGTTCGCAGGCCGCGAGGGTCTGCTTAAACCCGCGGACACCTGGAATCTGGTGCCGCATGTGACCAAAAGCAGCGATCTGCCGGAACAAATGGGCGCAAGCGGCCCTATGGATACCCGGATCTATCCGCTGCTGAAGGGCATCTCGGCGGAAGGCCGTGAGGTGTCTGCTCCCGCTGTGCTGTGGGAGCATGTCGGCGGCCCCTTTGCCGGAGCGCGCTGGATCTTCATCGGCCAGATGCTTGCGCCTGAGTACTGCGGTGACGAAGGGCTAAAGCTGCTTGCGGCCTGCGCGGCCTTTGCCGCCAAGGGTGTCACCGAGCTGTGGCTGAAGCCCAATTACGCCTCCTATGAGCAGGGCGAACGGCCTGTAATTAGCCTGCAAAGCCAGCAGTTGAGCCGTATCCGCACCGGGACAAGCCAAGAAACCTGGCAGCTTCAGTTTACCTTGCAGAAGGACGGATCGGCGTCCCCTTGTTTCGAGCACAGCTGTGAGATCCTGGCCGGCAGCGAAATGAACTTTCTTCGTCTGCCCATCCCCGTCGAGCTTGCGCCGGGCCTGTATCACCTGATCTGCCACGCCGAGGCGGAGGACGGCGAGCAGCGTGTGCTGCGCCAGGGCTTCTGGGGCTATGATGCCGCACTGCTTGCGCAAGGCGAGCCAATCATAGCTGGAAGAGACTATTTCCAGAAGAATGGACGTCCGCTGCCGGTCGTAGGCATGACTTATATGACCTCGGATGTGGCACGGAAGTTTCTGTTCCTGCCGAACGCAGCCGTGTGGGACCGCGATATGGCGCAGATGAAGAAAGCCGGGATAAACTGGATACGTACCGGCATCTGGACCGCGTACCGCAATATCATGCAGGTCGACGGCCATGCCTCCGAAGAGGTGATGCGGGCCATCGATGCTTTTCTGCAGACCGCCAAAAAGCATGACCTTCAAGTGACCTTTACCTTCTTCTCCTTCACACCGGAGACTTGGGAGGGGCGCAATCCTTATCTCGACCCGCGCAGTGTAGAGGCCCAAAAGCGGTTTATCCGCTCCATTGTTGCCCGGCATGTCCACACCACGCATGTGGATTGGGACTTAATTAATGAGCCGTCGATGTTCGATCCGCCGCGTATCTTCTCGGATGGGCCGAGCACTGCGGGCGACAGCTATGAACAGCAGGCCTTCTCTGCCTGGCTGGAGCAGCGCCATGGCAGCATCGCTGTTCTTCAGGAGCGCTGGAATATGACACCGCTGGAGCTGCCCGATTTCGTGTCGGTACGTCCCCCGGAACAAGCGGAGATCAACTTCAGCATCCAGGATATTCATTCCGGCAAACGCGGAACCCGCTGGCTCGATTACTGCCTGTTCTCCATGGACATGCATAACGTTTGGGCCAAGGAATTATATGGAACCATCAAGGAGCTGAATCCCGCGCAGCTGGTGACCGTAGGCCAGGACGAAGCGCTGGGCGCGCAGAGACCATCGCCGTTCTTTTACGAACAGGCCGTAGATTACACAACTGTCCATAGCTGGTGGCTGAACGACAATCTGCTGTGGAGCGGGATCTTTGCCAAAACAGAGAACAAACCGAACCTGGTGCAGGAAACCGGAATTATGTATGTCGAAACCCCCGACGGGCGCGCCAAAAGAACCGAGGAAGAACTGCGTTCCATCCTGGAACGCAAGTATGCGTATGCCTTTGCTGCGGGCGGAGCGGGAGCGGTTCAGTGGATCTGGAACACCAACTTTTATATGGATAATGCCAATGAATCGCAGATCGGTGCACTGCGCGCGGATGGAACTGAGAAGCCTGAGGCGGATGTCTCGTATGATTTCGGACGTTTCATGGCGGAGGCCGGGGGCTTGTTTGCGGGCCGGAAGCTTGAGGATATCGCTGTGATTTTCCCGTATTCCAACGATTTCTCCAACCGCAAGCTCGCCTATGACGCCACTACCCGGCTGACACGCATTCTGTCCTACCAGCTGCGCCTGCCGTTCCGTGGAGTTTCGGAATATGGCCTGGAAGCGCTGGAGGCCCAGCCGCCGAAGCTGATTCTGCTGCCGAGTGCTCATAATCTGGATGACAGCGCAATGGAGAGGCTGATTGCATTCGTGGAACGGACTGGCTCAGTGCTTCTGGTGACCGGTACGATGGGCCTCAATGCCTACTGGCAGCCTTCTGAACGTCTCGTGGAGCTTCTCGGCACGCGTGAACTGAGCAATGTGCGGCGCGAGGAACGTATGGAGCTTGGCGGTAGAACCTTTGCCGTTTCCTACGGGCAGCGCCGGATTGCTGAACTGGTAAAAGAAGTACAGGTGCGGGATACCGCCGTAGCCGCTCACCCGGCAGAGCCTGGAGATACCGTAACCGACCTTCCGCTGGGGAAGGGACGCCTTATCTGGTGCCCGCTTCCGCTGGAATTGAATGAACGCGACGAACCCATCGCCGAACTTTACCGCTATGCGGCAGAATGCTCAGGCGTTTCTGCCGGAATGGAATGGATCAGCGGGGGCGATTTGCCGGGCGTCTACGGACGCAAACTGGATTTTGCCGAAGGAGCGCTTTACATTTTCGTATCCGAATACGCTTGGGACGCTGACATAGAAGTCAAAGACCCGCAGACAGGTGTAAGCTACAGCTTCCGGCTTGGCCAAGAACGCTCCGTACTGTTTGCGGCAGATAAGCAGGGGCAGCTGGTTTCTGTGTACAGAGCGGAAGAAACTGCAATTACAATACACTGA
- a CDS encoding alpha-mannosidase — MTRKKTAHIVSHTHWDREWYLPYEKHHVRLVQLVDALLDKLDSSTAFRSFYLDGQTIILEDYLQVRPENKERLEQHIRAGRILIGPWYILQDAFLTSGEANVRNMQIGHQDALKYGEPSKIGYFPDTFGLVGQTPQLMLQSGIKNAFFGRGVKPTGFNNTVSDGGYESSFSELIWEGPDGSRILGILFANWYSNGNEVPADEAAAREFWDRKLADAEKYASTGELLFMNGCDHQPLQLDLPEAIATAQALYPGVEFVHSNFPDYLDALNAELEKGGESGTLELSSVTGELRSQRTDGWGTLVNTASARVYLKQMNQKGQTLLEKVAEPLASIAGLAGKEYPHHLFTYAWKTLMQNHPHDSICGCSVDEVHREMVARFDKSRHVAESIIEDSARFIAGAVDTSVFGGAVEAVPFVVMNTTGWNRTGTVSIELDAARLYLREGYGLEETSRRMRKFDLSGRVLLDDSGKVLACTVEDLGLEFGYDLPDDKFRQPFMCRRVKLTFEAAEVPALGLRAYAWTTQQAAAALAEPSLLSGGHVLENKAIRIEVAADGSFSLHHKLSGAVYHDLGIYENTGDIGNEYMYRQPDGELPLTTKGLDAAVSVLEDTPFRAAIEIIHEWEIPASADAGLNEEQRALVYYPERKAQRSSETVTLQLRTVISLEREGKGLHIESTINNVAKDHRVRMLFPTDLQTSVHHADSMFEIVKRDNEPAAEWQNPSNTQHQQSFVDVSSAEAGLTVANLGLNEYEVLRDGRNTIAVTLLRSVGELGDWGWFPTPEAQCLGEHTVQLMLIPHTGDGITSGAYAQAYQFQAPWTIFQTGIHTGTIASGYSPLSWKGTEAAFSSMKMNQTTGDLLMRWYNMSSSQTQLDVQLKLSHKHLYRTGILEESTAPLPDSGEAWHLLELGPCEIATFGVHLEA, encoded by the coding sequence ATGACTAGGAAAAAGACCGCACATATCGTTTCCCACACCCACTGGGACCGGGAATGGTATCTGCCTTACGAGAAGCATCATGTCCGTCTGGTGCAGCTGGTGGATGCATTACTCGATAAATTAGACAGCAGTACAGCCTTCCGCAGCTTTTATCTGGATGGCCAGACCATTATTCTGGAGGATTATCTGCAGGTACGCCCCGAGAACAAGGAACGTCTGGAGCAGCACATCCGGGCTGGGCGGATTCTGATTGGCCCGTGGTATATCCTGCAGGATGCATTTCTTACGAGCGGCGAGGCTAATGTACGCAATATGCAGATCGGCCATCAGGATGCTCTAAAATACGGCGAACCGTCCAAAATAGGCTACTTCCCCGATACCTTCGGTCTCGTCGGCCAGACGCCGCAGCTCATGCTCCAGTCCGGCATTAAGAATGCCTTCTTCGGCAGAGGCGTGAAGCCTACTGGCTTCAACAATACCGTATCGGACGGCGGCTACGAATCATCGTTCTCCGAGCTGATCTGGGAAGGGCCGGACGGTTCACGTATACTTGGCATTCTCTTCGCTAACTGGTATTCCAACGGCAATGAAGTTCCGGCGGACGAAGCAGCTGCGCGGGAGTTTTGGGACCGGAAGCTTGCAGATGCCGAGAAATATGCTTCCACAGGCGAGCTGCTGTTCATGAACGGCTGTGACCATCAACCCCTGCAGCTCGATTTGCCGGAGGCGATAGCCACCGCGCAGGCGCTCTATCCCGGGGTGGAGTTCGTTCATTCGAACTTCCCGGATTATCTGGACGCCCTGAATGCGGAACTGGAAAAGGGAGGCGAATCCGGCACGCTGGAACTGTCCTCCGTTACCGGGGAGCTGCGCAGCCAGCGGACCGATGGCTGGGGCACACTTGTCAATACGGCTTCGGCCCGTGTGTATTTGAAGCAGATGAACCAGAAGGGCCAGACCCTGCTTGAAAAAGTAGCCGAGCCGCTGGCCTCCATTGCAGGGCTTGCCGGCAAAGAGTATCCGCATCATCTGTTCACCTACGCCTGGAAGACGCTGATGCAGAACCATCCGCATGACAGCATCTGCGGCTGCAGCGTGGACGAGGTGCACCGCGAGATGGTGGCCCGTTTTGATAAAAGCCGTCACGTAGCAGAAAGCATCATAGAAGACAGCGCCAGATTTATCGCCGGAGCTGTAGATACCTCTGTTTTTGGGGGCGCTGTGGAAGCTGTTCCTTTTGTGGTAATGAATACTACAGGCTGGAACCGCACGGGCACGGTCAGCATTGAGCTCGACGCTGCCCGCTTGTACCTGCGCGAGGGCTATGGCCTGGAAGAGACCTCACGCAGAATGCGGAAATTTGATCTCTCCGGCCGGGTATTGCTGGACGACAGCGGCAAGGTGCTGGCCTGCACTGTGGAGGATCTGGGCCTTGAATTCGGCTACGATCTGCCGGACGACAAGTTTCGCCAGCCTTTCATGTGCCGCAGAGTCAAGCTCACCTTCGAAGCGGCTGAAGTTCCGGCGCTTGGACTTCGCGCTTATGCCTGGACCACACAGCAAGCGGCAGCAGCTTTGGCTGAGCCTTCGCTCTTAAGCGGTGGGCATGTACTGGAAAATAAGGCAATTCGTATTGAAGTTGCCGCAGACGGCTCCTTCAGCCTGCATCACAAGCTTAGCGGGGCAGTATACCATGATCTGGGCATTTACGAGAATACCGGGGACATCGGCAACGAATATATGTACAGACAGCCTGATGGTGAACTTCCTTTGACGACCAAAGGACTGGATGCAGCGGTCTCTGTCCTGGAAGATACCCCTTTTCGTGCGGCTATTGAGATTATACATGAATGGGAGATTCCCGCTTCGGCAGATGCCGGACTGAACGAGGAACAGCGTGCACTGGTGTATTATCCGGAGCGCAAGGCACAGCGCAGCAGCGAGACAGTGACTTTGCAGCTTCGTACAGTGATTTCACTGGAACGTGAAGGCAAAGGGCTGCATATTGAATCCACAATCAACAATGTTGCGAAAGATCACCGTGTACGTATGCTGTTCCCTACAGATCTTCAGACTTCTGTGCATCATGCCGACTCCATGTTTGAGATTGTCAAACGGGACAACGAGCCAGCGGCAGAATGGCAGAATCCAAGCAATACCCAGCATCAGCAGTCGTTTGTGGATGTTAGCAGTGCTGAGGCTGGCCTGACTGTAGCCAATCTCGGACTGAATGAATATGAAGTGCTGCGTGATGGGCGTAATACAATTGCCGTTACCCTGCTTCGCAGCGTAGGCGAACTGGGGGACTGGGGCTGGTTCCCGACACCAGAGGCACAATGCCTCGGTGAGCATACCGTACAACTGATGCTGATTCCGCACACCGGAGACGGTATTACTTCAGGCGCATATGCTCAGGCATACCAGTTTCAGGCTCCGTGGACCATCTTCCAGACGGGTATCCATACCGGTACCATTGCTTCGGGGTATTCTCCGCTGAGCTGGAAAGGCACAGAAGCCGCATTCTCTTCCATGAAAATGAACCAGACCACCGGAGACCTTCTGATGCGCTGGTACAACATGAGCAGTTCGCAGACACAGCTGGATGTACAACTGAAGCTGTCTCATAAGCATCTGTATCGCACAGGCATCCTGGAAGAAAGTACAGCTCCATTACCGGATTCGGGGGAGGCCTGGCATCTGCTGGAGCTTGGACCTTGCGAGATTGCCACATTCGGAGTTCATTTAGAAGCTTGA